The sequence AATTTATGACGAATTACCAGGCTGGCAGAAAGAAATAAGTCATATTCGCTCTTATGATGATTTACCAGAACAATTAAAGGATTATTTAGCACGAATTAATGAGATTATCGAGGTTAAATTTAAGTTTGTCTCCGTAGGTCCTCAACGCGACCAGACAATTCTTTTGG is a genomic window of bacterium containing:
- a CDS encoding adenylosuccinate synthetase codes for the protein IYDELPGWQKEISHIRSYDDLPEQLKDYLARINEIIEVKFKFVSVGPQRDQTILLDSFFVGR